The Lolium rigidum isolate FL_2022 chromosome 1, APGP_CSIRO_Lrig_0.1, whole genome shotgun sequence region CAGGGGTTGATAAGGTGAGGTTCCGGAAGCCAGTAATTGCTGGGGACACTCTGGTCATGAGAATGACCCTGACCAAGTACCAAAAGAGATTTGGACTTGCAAAGATGGAAGGAAAAGCTTATGTGGGTGGCGACGTGGTATGTGAGGGGGAGTTCCTCCTTATTAGCGCGACCGGGTAAACACAAAGAGACCTGGCAGTGTATGATCTTCTCGGGAAATCTGATTAGAATGGGACATGGTCCATTTATTGAGAGATTTGAGCTGTCAACTGAACTTACAACATGTGAGGCAATCTTTTACATTAAGGTATAGTTGTGTAATGCACCATATGCACGTAGTTTTGGCCTGTTGGGGCCGAGTCGAGCTATGTTGCTGTTGTAATGCAAGGTTACAATCTGTTCTATAGTCGTTTGGTGGAATAAACTATGATTGTTCGATTGTGCTTGGTGATTGTCTATATGCATTGTGGCATGACATGGTCTCATGGATCAAAAACTCTTCTCCATTTCTGTCATATTTATGGCATGTCAACTGACAGCACTTCCTGTTGAGCTTTTCTGTGGTAATATCAATAACAGTTTCCATGATTTTCCTTTCAGCTGTCACATGCTTACTTCACATTATGTTGTATAAATAAGTAAGGCAGAGCTCGGCATTAAAATGATTTTTAATCGTTTATTTATTGAGCATAGCGATGGTGGTGCTAAGCTTCTTGACCTTATCTTCTAAGCTGCATCAGCATCCAGGTAAGAGGATGTTCTCAACGAGTCAGCATCGTGTTTATGGCATACCACTAGCACCGAATTGTCATTTGTTCCCTCTGCTGCAGAGCCGTCTTTATTTTATCAAGAGGCCATTAGAGGCCAAATGAACACGCAAAATCGGCAACTAGGATTAGTCAATTGACGGGTGTACATCAACATGGTAGTAAAACTATTCTGGCTTTGGGAAGCTAACTCGAGGATCCAAGCTTATCTTGCTCAATGGTCATCTCTCTTCCCCGGGCGCCATTACAAGGTAGTAATACCTTGAATTGAGTTCGTCCTGACTCCTGAGGAAGAATGGCTGACCTTGCGGCGCCGATGAACATGAAGAGGAAAGATGCTGAGGTGGTGGGCGGCCATGGATTCTCCATCTTTCTTGATCCTAAGAGGATCAGACTACATCTTCAGGTATGGTATGGTAGATAGTGTCCTCTGTTGAGCATATTTACAGTTTTGTTTCATGAGTTTAGGTAGAAACAACTGAGTTAAATTATGTAAGCATGGAGAACTATATATAATCGGACTAATTAGCATTAGTAATACCATATGAGATGGAAGATGATCCTAAGAACTTGTTGGCCTTGCACCTTACAGCTGATTAAGTCAACTTCATATCTAGCGAGCTAGCTAGGATTAACTCAACTCAATTCATCATAATAGTGCATTAATTTGTATTGAAAGGACAGAAAAACCCTGGACATGATGGAAGAGGATGAACCACTGGTGCATGCTCCAACTTCTACTGCTACTGCGCCAACCATCATCCATGACAAGGTGAACATCGTATCCGTGGGCATATCTTCAGAGCCACCATCCAAGGTCAGTGAAGATCAGAGCGCTGCGGCACAGGCACCCATGGACATGGAGATGGACACAGATGGCCAGCAGCACCAGCCGTGCCAGAACGTTTCCTTCTTTTCAGGTTTGCGACAATCATCTCAAATTTCAACATTGTTCATGTTAGAAATTTGAGGCGTATGATCATATAAAGACAAGCAATCACAACACGATAAAGAGATTTATTAGCGAGGTTTGGCGAACTCGCCTACTCCGTACGGGCTCTCATCTCCTTGTACTAAATGGACATCATACACCGACTACAAAGCTAGGTCATCAGACAACATGTCGCAGGACCATCCCCTCGCGATCTCTTATCAGCTTTTGTCTAGTCCGTTTTTACCCATTGTGTCTTCTTCATGTATTAGACCCAGATTAAACGTGTTCGACTGAAACATCAAACCTTACGCCAATTACAAGTCTTGCTGTAGCACAACGTATACACATGTTTGACATATATCTAACAATCCATGAGAAAAAATATAAGACGGTAGCATGTTGTTTGCATGTCTAGTGCAGTTTATCTATAGGTATGTTGTATCCTAGATTATGCTGGATCCTGATCCAAAAATTCTTGGAGAGtgaaagttttttttttccttggcCAGGTGAATTCTGAATACCCTACTAATTGCAGGTTTCTTCTGACTTCTGAATGGCACTCGACAGAAAAGAAAATATCCTGCGGAAACTGGATCCTTGATGAGATGTAGCCAGAATAGATAGAGCGTAGAGCATGTATATTCATGTTATTGCAGTGTAATGCTACATTTATATAGTGGTAGAGATTTGTgctctatattttttttttttttgctgtataAAAATGAAAGGACTCCGGAGCTGATAAAAAAGACGAATCCCTCATATTACAATACATGATTGTGAGTAGC contains the following coding sequences:
- the LOC124683169 gene encoding uncharacterized protein LOC124683169 isoform X2, with translation MADLAAPMNMKRKDAEVVGGHGFSIFLDPKRIRLHLQDRKTLDMMEEDEPLVHAPTSTATAPTIIHDKVNIVSVGISSEPPSKVSEDQSAAAQAPMDMEMDTDGQQHQPCQNVSFFSGEF
- the LOC124683169 gene encoding uncharacterized protein LOC124683169 isoform X1 — its product is MADLAAPMNMKRKDAEVVGGHGFSIFLDPKRIRLHLQDRKTLDMMEEDEPLVHAPTSTATAPTIIHDKVNIVSVGISSEPPSKVSEDQSAAAQAPMDMEMDTDGQQHQPCQNVSFFSGFF